Proteins from one Triticum aestivum cultivar Chinese Spring chromosome 7A, IWGSC CS RefSeq v2.1, whole genome shotgun sequence genomic window:
- the LOC123154304 gene encoding UDP-glycosyltransferase 73C6-like, whose protein sequence is MVYQGAPNGRANGTGAGHDDVGSAAKAHFVFVPLMFQGHVIPAVDTALLLATHGALASVVATPSNAARIRPTVDLARRSGLPIRLVELPLDCAAEGLPEGADDVDKIPLGLEVNYFRALTLLAEPLERHLRAHPPYPTCIVSDFCHAWTVQVAASLKVPRLCFFSMCAFCVLCQHNVERYNSYDAVADDNEPVVVPGLERRIEVTRAQAPGFFRAPGFEKLADEIELALAESDGVVMNSFLEMEPEYVAGYAAARNLKLWTIGPVSLYHQHAATLAKRGNTTTAIDADECLRWLQGKEPSTVVYVSFGSIVHADPKQTVELGLGLEASGHPFVWVLKNPDQYSEDVREFLQDLEERVAGRGMLIRGWSPQVLILNHVAVGGFVTHCGWNSTLEAITAGLPVVTWPHFSDQFLNEKLAVEVLGIGVSVGIKEPLLWAAKKGVVVGREVVEAAVRNIMDGGGEGGERRRKALALSEKARAAVQKGGSSLGNLLDLIKNFEVDAGGCTTE, encoded by the coding sequence ATGGTTTACCAGGGAGCACCAAACGGCCGGGCAAACGGCACCGGGGCCGGGCATGACGACGTCGGGAGCGCCGCTAAGGCGCACTTCGTCTTCGTCCCGCTCATGTTCCAGGGCCACGTGATCCCGGCGGTGGACACCGCTCTGCTGCTGGCCACCCACGGCGCGCTCGCCAGCGTCGTCGCCACGCCGTCCAACGCCGCGCGCATCCGCCCGACGGTCGACCTCGCGCGGCGGTCCGGCCTGCCCATCCGGCTCGTGGAGCTCCCGCTCGACTGCGCCGCCGAGGGCCTGCCCGAGGGAGCCGACGACGTCGACAAGATCCCGCTTGGCCTCGAGGTGAACTACTTCCGCGCCCTGACGCTCCTCGCGGAGCCGCTCGAGCGCCACCTCCGCGCGCACCCGCCGTACCCGACGTGCATCGTCTCCGACTTCTGCCACGCATGGACCGTGCAAGTCGCGGCCAGTCTCAAGGTCCCGCGGCTCTGCTTCTTCAGCATGTGCGCCTTCTGCGTCCTGTGCCAGCACAACGTCGAGAGGTACAACTCCTACGACGCCGTGGCCGACGACAACGAGCCGGTGGTCGTACCGGGCCTGGAGAGGCGAATCGAGGTGACCAGGGCGCAAGCCCCCGGGTTCTTCCGGGCGCCCGGGTTCGAGAAGCTAGCCGATGAAATCGAGTTGGCGCTAGCTGAGTCCGATGGCGTCGTCATGAACTCCTTCCTGGAGATGGAGCCGGAGTACGTCGCTGGGTACGCGGCCGCCAGGAACTTGAAGCTGTGGACCATCGGGCCGGTGTCGCTGTACCACCAGCACGCCGCCACGCTAGCAAAGAGAGGGAACACCACCACCGCCATTGACGCCGACGAGTGCCTCCGATGGCTCCAGGGCAAGGAGCCCAGCACCGTCGTGTACGTCAGCTTCGGGAGCATCGTGCACGCCGACCCGAAGCAGACCgtcgagctcgggctcgggctcgagGCGTCGGGGCACCCGTTCGTCTGGGTTCTGAAGAACCCCGACCAATACAGCGAGGACGTGCGCGAGTTCCTGCAGGACCTCGAGGAGCGCGTCGCCGGCCGCGGGATGCTGATCAGAGGGTGGTCGCCACAGGTGCTTATCCTGAACCACGTGGCGGTGGGTGGCTTCGTGacgcactgcgggtggaactcgACATTGGAGGCGATCACGGCCGGGCTGCCAGTGGTGACATGGCCGCACTTCTCGGACCAGTTCTTGAACGAGAAGCTGGCCGTGGAGGTGCTGGGAATAGGCGTGAGCGTCGGTATTAAGGAGCCATTGCTGTGGGCGGCGAAGAAGGGGGTCGTGGTGGGTAgagaggtggtggaggcggcggtcAGGAACATCATggacggaggaggagaggggggcgagaggaggaggaaggcgctgGCGCTCTCGGAGAAGGCGAGGGCGGCCGTGCAGAAGGGCGGGTCGTCGCTTGGTAACCTGCTAGATCTTATCAAGAATTTCGAGGTGGACGCGGGAGGTTGCACAACTGAATGA